The Pseudoliparis swirei isolate HS2019 ecotype Mariana Trench chromosome 17, NWPU_hadal_v1, whole genome shotgun sequence sequence TCGGCCTTGTCTTAGAAACCATTCCTTCTTGTTTTGTCTGCAGATGAGAACGTCATCAAAGCAAAGAGCCTGTGGGACAAGAACGGGGCTGTGGTCATGGCCGTACGGCGGCCCGGATGACTTTTGTGCAGAGAGGTGATACCAAATGTTTCTGAATGACAGAGTGTTACACATGAGAGGGTTTTACACATGGCTCACAAAAAAGGTGTTTAATATATGTGAGTAATATTCACCCTGATGgcatctccctctgtctctgtagGAGGCCTCTGAGCTGTCCTCTCTGAAGGCCCAGCTGGAAGAGCTCGGGGTCCCTCTGGTTGCTGTGGTGAAGGAGAACGTCGGCACAGAGATCCAGGACTTCAGACCGCACTTCGCTGGGGACATCTACATCGATGAAAAGGTTAGGGTGGTAGATAACATGAGATCTTCCAGAGCCACTGTTACTCTTTCTCTGTCTAAACTACAATTAAAACCATCTCACTCCTTTTTGTAAGTACATTTTAAGGACTGGGACCCCTGCAGCCCATACTGACGATGACAGCCTGTCCtcacctgttttgttgcacttttGTTGATCTTCGAGccagaaaaacagaaatgattcccaaaataaaaatgagtGACATAGATTTACAGCTAGATTTTTAATGTTGTCTGTTAAAGCAATAGTTTAATAAATCCCAAAGCTATTTCATTTCTCTTGATTAGGCTGACTGAAACTTAACTGTGTGATTGTAGAAAGTCTTCTACGGCCCGCTGAAGAGAAAgatgggggctctggggttcaTTCGCCTCGGGGTGTGGCAGAACTTCCTGCGGGCCTGGAGGTCAGGTTACCAGGGCAACATGAATGGCGAGGGCTTCGTCCTGGGCGGAGTGTTTGTCCTCGGAGCTGCAGACCAGGTCAGCGTCGCGTAGCTCCTCAAGGACATTTGGCTCAATTGAGTTTTCTAAAACAGTTTTTTAACTTTGTCGTCTTTGCAGGGGATTCTCCTGGAACACCGCGAGAAGGAGTTTGGCAATAAAGTGCAGGTTGCTGATGTTTTAGAGGCTGCTAAGAAGATTGTGCCAGCAaaataagttgttttttttcttccccaaaACAAATGTCATCAAAAAGGTAGTGTATTTAGTTTAAAGCATCAATTTAGTCTTAACCTGAAATGCTGAGATGCAGTCAAAGTCTCTCCATCACTGAAATAATCTGACATTTATGTCTGCACTGTCCATCACAACATAGCTCTGTCTTTTGCACATTCATTTACAGTTGGTTCAGGACAGACGATTTTAGTTCAGGATTTGTCCCTGATTATATCTCTGCAGACACCCAGAAGCTGGTGTTTTTGAGACGGGTATTAAAAACAGGTCGTAAGGGACTTAAATGCGATTTAATTTAAGTTAATTATTTTAGAGAACCACGTAACTCAATCTAAATGCTGGCTTACACGATTGATTAATTATTCTATTGGCTGGTTTATCGTGCGACATTTGTAATAAcgttcccgtgtgttcccttTGTGTGCTTCCCCATGTCAGGTACCCGAATGGCCCCCCAACATGGcgcagcagtgtgtgtttgtgtgtgtgataatgacGACTTGAATCCAAACTCAGCATTGAGAGGAGCAGGTTTGATGCTCAAACACATACAGGTTCAGCCACTGCCGCCATGTTGAGGAGTGTCGGTTCCGCCTGAAtgacgcatgtgtgtgtttgtgtggaagaGAGTGTGTCCTTGTACATAAGTAATAAAGAAGACCTCATCACCATATCTTCACTGTGCTCCTGCGTGTTGGATTTCATCTGCATGTATATGTTTCTACCAACTCTTATGGATGTTTTTGTATTGCTAGCACCCCTTTTTCAGACCAACCAACGAGGAATGATTCTGATTGGCTGGCTGAAGCAGATTAATGTTTTTAGCTGGCATGGATAACCAGACCATGATGTTCAAAATGAGTATGCTGGTATGCAAATTCTCAGCATCCACACCCTGGAAGGTCCCTCCATTTCAAACATGGAACTTACGTGTCTGGTATTATGTATTGCACACATTTATATCAGTGGAAGTTCTTACATGGTACAAATGTGcactttaaatttaaatttaaattatggCGAGTTTTCTGATTTTAAAAACTGACATGACAAACGGACCATGACTGATCCATCTAATGTAATTACATACACTCCCTAAatacttttctttaaaaaaaatcaattatcaAAAATCTAATTTATCGATGCCCGTAAGCCTTTCAGCTTAGTCAAATGAGCAAAAATGCCATCGTGAATTCTTTTCCTGGGAAATAAATCTGACCATTATTTAACCCATGAATGTATCGTAGCGACAGGAACAGAGTATTCTAAAGTTCTCGTGTAAGACTCAGGATGGGTCCAAAACATGTTCGTAACACTAGTTATCCCCAATAAATCACTAAACTCATGAATTGTTTTATCAGCCGTTAGTAGACTTAAATATAAAAGTCAGGTTTTTCTTAGTGTGGCCGAAACATCTTGTTTCAGATGACTGACACGTCCTTGTTGAAGAAGCCTCATCAGATCAGAACTGTTTTTCACTCTTAAGTTCATTTTATGGTCCTACGATATTTAcaacatataatatacaatgtttaatattgttaaataaaGCAGACATGGTTGGACTTTAACGTTACATATTTTATTACAATAGAGTAAAATACATTCCACATCAAGGAAATATATCTAGTCACAGTACACAATAGAGGGAAAAAACACTGCACCAACACAGAGCTTCGTGTGTGAGTTGTatgtacaaacaaaaacattcatAGTGTGTTAAACATAACAGATTGTCTTTTCATTTGTGCCATTTATGCAAAGATTTGACATTTTCTTCATGTTATGCAGCATAAAATTCTTAAATTGGTGGATTTTCACAATCAGGGCACCACAATTCCTCAGCATTATGTCAGGTCAAGTTTATTATTGTAATTTATTGAATGTCAATAAAATCAATGTCAAAAATGTGATCTTTAACTAAACTGTGTGTCTGGATTTAACTGGATTAAATGTGTTAATGACAAcgccatgtttttttaaacagttggTGTGCTGTTGAGAGTAACACTGACAAGATGAGGAAcctttctgtaaaaaaaaacaaccataaGTGAGAACAGTTTGGAAAAAGGTCCTCGCGCTAAAGCTGAAACTAAAACATTAAAAGCGACACCCTTCTCCTCAATCCAATTCATACCCATCTTATCTGGCAAGATCTATTGGCGCAACATTTTACGGTCAAACTAAGATAATCGtttacaaattaatttaaatgccGACTAAAACCCTCCAGTTTTGTTCTTGACGCCACAATTCTAAGAGCAGAAAAAGCAAAAGGAAAAAAGCAGAAGCTAATGCTAACGGAACTTGGTTTTGAGCAATGAGAACTGCCAGACATCGAATAGATTATTAATGAGCAGTAACTTCAGTCAACATCTTCCAGCAccataaacaaatacaatctTCAATATAAACATTCAGAAGCTCCCTTTAAAGAGCAACACAAATCCATCTAGCTCCTACAGCAGCACAACAAAAGGTTATATAGTGCAGTTTCTTCTGCAGGAAAACACCCCAAACAACACGGTGACTACGTCCTAAAGGTTTTATACTGGTACACACTAGTGGTGCTCCCTCTCCAACACTGTCCTGCAGCGCACGTGATCATGTCTTCGTATCCCAGAAGGGCCGAGCGACTTAAACAGTCGCGATTATCTGGGCGTTGAGTGATCGAATGAAAATATCAAAGACGATGGAAAAGAAAACTTTGAAAAGATGGTTTCCGAAATAACatccatcatttataaataatacaaagacTTCCACATCCTCATACGGAAGTGAGGAGTCGCATCAGGACGGTATTCGAGGGTCGCATGTGTTTATAAAGTGATCTGGAGAGCACGTTGGAAATGAACCCTTCACATTTCAGtatcacaaataaacacaattatTGTGCGTTCCTGTACGGCAGTTGATCATTGTGCAGGAGCTAAATATTGACCTTTACATTTCTGACACAAACTTGAGATGACTGATGGAGGTGAATTTAAGTGATCCAACCTTACTGTTGGGTAATGTTTCTCTTTGACCATCACTTTGCACAAACATGGAGGAGCTGGTCATCTGTGAATGTGTCCACTGTATCGTGGAGTAAAGTCCCACTGGAGGACCGATCCTCTCATCTGAAAGCTCATTAGCCCGAGAGGTGCCCTCGCTAATGAGCAGCAAACTCTGAACATGCGTCTCCCGATGCGTACGAGGCCCGTCTGGTGGATCCACTCACCGAGGCACACCTTGACGTTAAAATCCCTAAGATTCCTCATGCATATGTGCTCCATAATACATcataaaagtatttatatatcaaagaaaaatatattcattattgCATAATCCAGAGAGACAACATGGATAATTACAGCTGATAGTTCCTCACTTACACAATCAGCACTAGGGAACCACACCGGACCGCCGCGTGTTTTAGCGACGATGTGAATTCATTTCATCAGAAAAGCTCAAACTCAGCCAAACTGACGACTTCCACAAAACCACAACACAGACTGTGCACAGTTACCCACTGCTGTACCTCGACATAAGCATTTAGGAATTTGACTTTGTCACGCAACATGAGCGACTTTCACTGAGTACGAGGGGACATCGCTGATCTCACGCAAACCACCGATTGGCAGCTTGTTGTTGCAGGAGAACCCTGCTCCCCGACTTTAAGGAACTGAAACAACCGAGTATTCCTCCGCCTGACAAGCACCACCAACATCAATCGAATATGCCACTAAAGATAGCGACTGCACTAGTTCATAGAGTGATCTCAAAAGATAAAAGGccttgagaaacacacacacacactgccatggcaacaacagtacataTTTATGTTgataaaccacacacacacctctgtgctTTGTGAGCTTTTGCAGTCACATTTCTTCATCCCGTCTTTGTCACATTGTACTTAGCACCTAATCACCTGGTCTATGAATATGAAGGGTCATAAGTACACTTCAGGAGAGTTGAAGAGAGCGAGAAGCTGCAGGGGTTAACACGGAGAACATCAACGGGTTGGACCATTCAACGCAATCAACACACCGAGATTATCAGTAAAACTACAAGAAGGAAATTAACTGGTAGCGATAATATCAACATACTTTAGTTAGATTGCGTAATAGTTAATACGGCAATGCTGACTAGACAGGAATTGCAACATGAAATGCTGTCGAGTGAAACACAAACCAGGAACTTCCTGAGCTGCCTCCCGAGAGGCAGTTCTGACCAAAGGAGCACAGAAAGCATCCgacacattaataataaaaaaacaggagtcaagtttttcttttctaaGGAGTGTCATCTAGTAACATAGAGAGAGAACAGTCAGTGATCTTCCTTATCAAAGTGATTGGTTTTTCCTTCATGTCAATACTCAACAATATACACCCTGACCCTCTACTGTTACACTTGGAGCAGCTCCATGCagttaaattaaaaaacaaatgcagtagcacacaacaaaaacataaataaatgctgttgTCCTTCCACAAGACAACATACAAGCATTTatagcatgtgtgtgagtgtatcttTGAAATGTGAGTGTATCTTTGACTTGTGAGTGTATCtttgacttgtgtgtgtatctttgactTGTGAGTGTACctttgacttgtgtgtgtgtatctttgacttgtgtgtgtgtatctttgactTGTGAGTGTACCTTTGACTTGTGAGTGTATCTTTGACTTGTGAGTGTATCTTTGACTTGTGAGTGTATCTTTGACTTGTGAGTGTATCtttgacttgtgtgtgtatctttgactTGTGAGTGTACctttgacttgtgtgtgtgtatctttgactTGTGAGTGTACCTTTGACTTGTGAGTGTATCTTTGACTTGTGAGTGTATCTTTGACTTGTGAGTGTATCtttgacttgtgtgtgtatctttgactTGTGAGTGTAGATGTGTTGCTGGTCCTACAGGCCCTTGTTGAAGTAGACGGTGGTGGTGTTGGGACTGATCTCTCGTATCCTCTCCTGCAGATTTTCCTCCAGCCCGCTCACACTCATAGAGCTAAAGAGAGATTGTTACACAGGATTAAAACCCTGCCAACATGTTAGACAACACTACATGGACAAGTTGGACCACCTTTTCCtccaaggagtgtgtgtgtgtgtgtgtgtgtgtctgtttgtaccTTTTCTGCGGGAAGAGGGCGCAGCACAAAGGAGTTGCAAACACCAGGCTGAAAACAAGAGACGGAAAGGGGAGGTATTATAGAGCGTCACATTTTCCTTTGAAAGTAAACAATGAGAAAGAACATTATGTGTAATTTACTTACCACAAACCGACGAGCCCCACCTGGACTGGTGCGTTTAGAATTGGGAACCGCTACAGAGAGACAAAGTCAAGTTCAACAGATGTGTCTGCATGGCCAGAACAATTCAATGTATGTGGAATGCAACAGGACCATCTTCAAGTGAATCCACTGATGAAAATAAAACCGTATGACGGTCATGCATGCCGTCCTCTTACCTTCATGAAAGCCTTCTTCTCCAGAGCATtcattataacagggggaatggctgtaaaaaaaaagaagaaaaaaaatcaggtgAAATTTCTAACCACCAGTATGCATCCAACAGGATGAGTGTTTTATCTCTCGCGTCTTAAAGACAGTTTCAGATCCACAAGAGAAAACCGTAGACATAATGTCAACATTACCCATTGCTGGCACTGCCATGCCGATCCTCGACACCACCACCTGCATAATGGCCTGCTTGGCAGCATTGGGCGACTCTCCCAACCTGTTTCCATGCTCATCCATCACAGGGATACCGAACTTCAACTCCCTGGAGGAAACAAAAACTAAAGTCATGTAGAGCAGCAGCCGTCAGAGTTCCTTTAAAGCTCCCGAGGGAACAAAGCAGAGCGATTCGGCTTTGACGAGACCTCACCTCTGCCTCATGAAGGGAATGTTGATACAGTTGGCAGCAGCGACGGCAGCAAAGGGGACGAACCGGCTGGCGATCGGCGGGAGACGCTGCGAAGAtgcagaaacaacaacacattcagCAAATCTCTACACACGTGTACGAATAGATATTCAGATCATTGGTCTGTATCTGTTTACTAcatctgtgtgttcaattgAACCACGGCCTTTACCGAAGCGAGAGACTTGAGACCCAGCGCAGTGACGACAGCTCCAGTCGTAGCACTGACGTAGGCTGCACCAAGTTGACTGCAAAGAGACAGAGTGGATGCATGTCACACTTTAATTACCAACTTCCTTTCCAACATTTGCACATCATAAATAGATGACTCACACCACGGAACATGAACTCTGTGTCGGACAATTCGGTAAAGTAGAACATTTCAAAGTAGAGTTGCCAATTCATGCCATGTTTGGATGtgcaaaagttttaaaaaacaagaacatcCGCACTGGAACATTTATTCCTAATGACATGCgcaacacatgaatatgagttTTCATATTGTGAAGGCAACCCCCTTATTATTCACGCATGCATTTGATGCATTTCTGCAGTATTTGacgaatatttttttttgtacGAGAGAAGTATGCAAATGCAGGTTGGCATGACAACAACCGGGAGCATAAACCCCACATCAGCATGAGTGCATGGTTACGTGGGGCTGAACATGCTTAACTGTGGAAGGTAATACCGCTGGGAGGGAAGGGGAGAGGGCAGCAGCTTCCACAGCCTCCTGACAGACACTAGTTTAGAGGGAGGACAGGAAAGATCGAGAGTGAAGTGAGAAGTCCTCCCTACTTCACGGTCATGGGGGCGTCGCCACTGCGGTTGGTGTAGTTGACGACAGCATTGAAGGACTGGTTAACCCACTGCCAGAACACCACAGCCGGAGTGGTTCTGTAAACAAGAGAACCGCAGTGTGTATGAGGAAGTGAGACGTCACAGAGTACAGCAACAAATATAATGTTTGGCACTGCGGCGAACGAGTTCATCGTGGAAGTACTGCACTGTCCCCAATGCACACAATATGAAGTGTGGGACAGTCGTGGTATTCAGCACACGGCATGTACCCTCGATCATCACTTGTTTTACTCTGCAACTACCAATTCCATAAAACCCAGAAGTTAAGTTTTTTATGAAGTTGGAAGATAAAGATCAATAACCATCCGTTAGTGGAGCATTGTGAACACAACCAAATGGAGCAGAGATGTTTGTTCACCATGTGCAGAGTTTGACACGTCATACTTTGTCCCCCTCCAGTGGAGGCATGCAAAAGTGACACTGAAATCCCTTTTCTGACCAACAGACAAAATTCCCAAAGTAATGCATCAGTTCTAATAATGTTAAAAATCAATGTTAATTAAATGAACGAGACatgattaaatacaaaataatacagTGACTATTTTATTTCAGAAGACATCCACTTTTTGTTTAATTCTAAAGGAGATTGATTAATTgatcatttattcatttgagATTCACCACTTCAGGAATCTCTGTGCCTGTAATTTTCCCTTGACAAATATCTCAAACTATTAGATGATTACTTTTTGTTGTTAATTTGCTGGTTCAGCTCAACCTTGTCACATGACTTCCCTGTCCTCTCAGCTGCCCAATGATTCATCCAAATGCAGCAGCGActgacatttttattatttaagagGATTTTCACTCTGCGCAGGGATTAAAATCTCTATTTCTATGCGGTGTTGTATGCTGTATTACATGTGTTCTTCTACTTTCTGCATTTCATTTTGATTAAGCCATTTTCAGGCCGGTGTTTAGAAAACATTAAATCATGTATTGAAATTTCTGCTGTACCTATAGAAGGTGAGCATGCAGCCTGTGACGGACATGTTCACCGGCACCTGAGCGGACATCCGGCCAATCACAAACATCTTCTCTCCTGTGTCGGGGTGGAAGGCGGAGTCGTAGATGTACTTGGCCCTCCAGAGCTCATCCTCCGACAGACCAGGCTTCACGATCCCAGCTCTGAAGAAGTCAAAACAGTTGGAAGATGTAATATTTTCCAAATACTTAAAAAGCAGCAGTCGCTCTCAAACACACTTATTTTCATATTGGAACACACATTTAACAAAATCGTGAATTTCCCAAATCCCAGATACGCCTTCTTACTTTTTgcattcatttacacaaaatatgTTGAACTGATTCCAGTGTAAACAACTGGCCCCATCAATGTTCTCTTCCATTCAAGCCTCACAACCCCCAACATGATATTTAGTTATCCTACtccatcctctcatctcctgaCCCCTCTACCTGTAGTTCTCTGTGATCACTCTGGCCTCCTCCAAAGTCTCAGAGGACAGCAGGACATTCCTTGGATCTGTGACCATGAAGAAGTGCTTGGCGCGCCCCATAAATGTGCCTTGGTCCCATTTCGGCTCCTTGATGTTTATGTTGAGGGACAGCTCTTCAGACATCCTGGCTTTCTTAAATAATAGCAGACATGTTAATTTGTATTCACACTCTGTTACATGTTTTACCATATCAGATGGAGAAACAAACAAGGTTATGTACTGTACTTTAAAATACTTcacttttacaaatatttaaatctagtctaaaaatctaaataattatTTCAATTGGCATATTATTTCCATCTGATTAAAAGAAAGGAAATGCGATGGAAACCTTTTCAAAACTCTGTTCTATTGGCATGTTTTAAAAGGATATCAGGTGAAaatagaaatttaaaaaagttggaTGCAGTGATAGTTATGCCTTCACCTCTGCTTTATTAATAGCTCGGCTACAGTTCAGAGCTGAATTGAGGCGATGACCTCCATTACTTAACAGCATACAAACTGTTTACAGACACATCGACCaggtttactttcaatacactTTGAAATACAAAGGACACAGTGAGACAGATCAAGCTTTCCACCTGTAGTTTTCACTGTCAACTTAAAAACTGTTGTTTTGACAGACATTTTGAACGAATTTATCATTTTAAGTCTGATCTCAAACATCTTGTATTAGTTCTGGCGGTGAGTATAATATAAAATCAAATACAAACTAAATACCGATGTGATTTATCGCACTCATTTATGTCAGAACATTCAGAAAATGTCCAATATGCTTTCCTTAAGCCCACAGTGACTTCTTGAAATTGTGTTTCGTCAGACAAACAGTCCAACACACAATAATGTTCACTTTAtagcaataaaaaacaacaaaaggcaACAAATCATCACACGTGAGGAGTTGAAAATACACTTTAACCCTGAAGCCCAACAGATCAGCTTTCTTTGATTCGCGCCTTGCAATGTGAACCTAACGTTAGTGTCACATTGCAATGTGGCACTAACGTTAGGTTCACCTTGCAAGGAGCTGATGGAACAAATATCGTGACACCTAGAgtcacagatgtgtgtgtgtgtgtgtgtgtgttacgataCACTGCCCGGTGTTTCAGTTGTTTCCTCTCAGCTAGCGTGCTAGCTGGGCAGCTCATAGTACCGTTGAAACACACCCACATTAGATACATCACTACTGAAACGGAACATTCAGACATAATACAATCCACACAACATACTACGCTAAGAGGGACAACACAACAGCCTGTACACGTCAGCACAACAACTCCAGTGCTCTCTTGATACTCTAACAACCGGCTAGTTAGGTTAGCTCGGTAGTTTACGAGCTAAATGACATGCTAGCTCACACTTTGATTACCTTTAGAAAGAGGAACGTTGAGGCGGGGTGAACTCTGACTTAGTCTAAGTGTGCTTCATTAATTGAAGTCATTAAATATGTTAATGCGGTCAGCAATCACACTTACCTGGTTGGCTTtctttttcgaaaatgtatgaCCTCTCAATATCACGGCGCCACTGGAGCTATGGTGCCTTCTAGTACAGTTAAAAGTATCGTAAAACATAGACTCACAGAAAATGACAGGGAGGTAAATAAATACGGACTATTTCCGTTATACCAGCTCAACTTCATTTCACCTTGTTTGCATACAGTACTATATATTGTGTCCCATGCAATAGTATACTATATTGTGTTCATAAGTTATACTGTTTTGTTACATATGAACTGTATAATACTACCTTTCATTAAACttcttaataataaaaaacactaaTTAGCATTAGGCTACCTAATCACAGTAACGTTACATATTAGCGGTGTGTACACTGTTTACATGTCTCTGCTAATATTAATCACACCACTTTGACTTTTCCTGTAATTGTGTCTTTACACTGCCAAATCAGTCACACAGAAGTTGATTTAGGAAAATGCGAGCTTCGTGGGGGTCTTTGAAAGCAGCACCTTGCCGTGACACAATGGGGCGTTGTTTGTCATGGAAGACATGAGTTGTTGGAAACCTTTGGGCGTGGAAGGTAGACCGCACATGATTGGTTAAGAAATAGCTGACGGGCTCAAGCAAgtgttaataattaatatatttcaaTTATTATATACGTTGTCAATTGGTCCAGCAAAAGTCATGTAAATGAATGAAATATGGTGAAACCCTATTTCTTAATTAAAACAACCTTCATGATTCCTTTGCTTGTGCGATTATTTACAATAATCCACCACatcaaaaaatgtaaacaaaattaCAACAAAGACACATTCAAGATCACGGTTTCCTGTTTGGCTCCAGTTTGTTTAGTTTTATCATGAATTTAATACTGAATGGACACATTGTCGCAACTAtaacatgtgtgcgtgtgcgtgtgtgtgtgtgtgtgtgtccatgaatGTATAATTGATCAAAATGGAGACCTGGTCATATCTTCAGAGATTGGGATCTGATCTGCATAAAAGTTGTGATGAAACACATCTGGCCACCGGGTGGGGTTGTTGACCCACCTCACCAGGCACAGTAAAGGCAGTCAGGAAGATCCACAGATCACTTTCTCCACATCCACAGTCTTGAGGCAATGCCACTGTAATGTAAGTGCAATTAGTGTGCTTAATCATCATTAGTATATATCGCTAATGGCTGCACAGCAGCAGAGTCTAAAAGGATTACACCTCCTCTTCGGACAATACTTCTAAGTCACCGGGAGAACAACTGAGGTGGCACTAATACTCAGGAgcagggacgtgcggtcaggggaggcaggtgaggctctgcctcacctgtcatcatgagttttatagtcaaaatcgctgaatttgcctatttcctgttcaaacacaggatgaaactagaatgggcactcggtagagcgcataccttcgcatatcacaagattgggcattgaattatgaacattttggcattagttgcatgccaattggatacaaattgaccgcgctatggtaaaaagatgttgacctt is a genomic window containing:
- the LOC130206868 gene encoding peroxiredoxin-like 2A isoform X2 — translated: MFEMGMWSLGLGAVGAALAGILLANTDMCLPKAAQASMENLEEADLRSTTDDENVIKAKSLWDKNGAVVMAVRRPGULLCREEASELSSLKAQLEELGVPLVAVVKENVGTEIQDFRPHFAGDIYIDEKKVFYGPLKRKMGALGFIRLGVWQNFLRAWRSGYQGNMNGEGFVLGGVFVLGAADQGILLEHREKEFGNKVQVADVLEAAKKIVPAK
- the LOC130206868 gene encoding peroxiredoxin-like 2A isoform X1; this translates as MLAVSRCSTALRWSLSLRCSALSLGSSAMSSQTSTAARTQLLRTQTALFHQSRATASPDPNKPASVSSSVSELEGGMFEMGMWSLGLGAVGAALAGILLANTDMCLPKAAQASMENLEEADLRSTTDDENVIKAKSLWDKNGAVVMAVRRPGULLCREEASELSSLKAQLEELGVPLVAVVKENVGTEIQDFRPHFAGDIYIDEKKVFYGPLKRKMGALGFIRLGVWQNFLRAWRSGYQGNMNGEGFVLGGVFVLGAADQGILLEHREKEFGNKVQVADVLEAAKKIVPAK
- the sfxn3 gene encoding sideroflexin-3 isoform X2; translation: MSEELSLNINIKEPKWDQGTFMGRAKHFFMVTDPRNVLLSSETLEEARVITENYRAGIVKPGLSEDELWRAKYIYDSAFHPDTGEKMFVIGRMSAQVPVNMSVTGCMLTFYRTTPAVVFWQWVNQSFNAVVNYTNRSGDAPMTVNQLGAAYVSATTGAVVTALGLKSLASRLPPIASRFVPFAAVAAANCINIPFMRQRELKFGIPVMDEHGNRLGESPNAAKQAIMQVVVSRIGMAVPAMAIPPVIMNALEKKAFMKRFPILNAPVQVGLVGLCLVFATPLCCALFPQKSSMSVSGLEENLQERIREISPNTTTVYFNKGL
- the sfxn3 gene encoding sideroflexin-3 isoform X1, translating into MVKHVTECEYKLTCLLLFKKARMSEELSLNINIKEPKWDQGTFMGRAKHFFMVTDPRNVLLSSETLEEARVITENYRAGIVKPGLSEDELWRAKYIYDSAFHPDTGEKMFVIGRMSAQVPVNMSVTGCMLTFYRTTPAVVFWQWVNQSFNAVVNYTNRSGDAPMTVNQLGAAYVSATTGAVVTALGLKSLASRLPPIASRFVPFAAVAAANCINIPFMRQRELKFGIPVMDEHGNRLGESPNAAKQAIMQVVVSRIGMAVPAMAIPPVIMNALEKKAFMKRFPILNAPVQVGLVGLCLVFATPLCCALFPQKSSMSVSGLEENLQERIREISPNTTTVYFNKGL